In a genomic window of Bacteroidales bacterium:
- a CDS encoding NAD(P)H-dependent oxidoreductase subunit E translates to MDIKDTLQKYPPTRDNLLLILHEIQRENPGNNITHSDIRQVAKYLNTTTASVYGVVRYYSIFSMNPRGKYIIRFCKSPVCMMVGAFNLLNVLEKELTIRVGETTSDMLFTLEPSECLGHCDKAPVMMLNDTVYYNLDEARLKNIINYLREKEHKKQTKS, encoded by the coding sequence ATGGATATAAAGGATACGCTTCAAAAATACCCGCCAACCCGGGATAATCTTCTGCTTATTTTGCATGAGATACAACGGGAGAACCCGGGTAACAACATCACCCATTCGGATATCAGGCAGGTGGCAAAATATTTGAATACTACCACTGCCTCGGTGTATGGCGTAGTAAGGTACTATTCCATTTTTAGTATGAATCCCAGAGGAAAATACATCATTCGTTTTTGTAAATCACCGGTCTGTATGATGGTTGGTGCTTTTAATCTTTTGAATGTTCTTGAAAAGGAGTTGACTATCCGTGTTGGGGAAACCACGAGCGATATGTTATTTACCCTGGAACCCTCTGAATGTCTTGGGCACTGCGATAAAGCTCCGGTAATGATGTTGAATGATACAGTTTACTATAATCTGGATGAAGCCAGGTTGAAGAACATTATCAATTATTTACGTGAAAAAGAACACAAAAAACAAACTAAGTCGTGA
- the fdhF gene encoding formate dehydrogenase subunit alpha, which produces MSKRVNLTIEGKQIQAPEGANLLQVALDNGIQIPFLCYHKKLSPTGACRMCVVKIEGQKGLTMSCTVKAEEGMLVTAFDDELESARKRTLEYLLAEHNDHHDGTYYDEFWFWVQYYNLDRKYQRSYPNIYKHMHYPVDDTSPVLSYDGTKCIKCFRCIKACDEVQGKNVLSFSQRGIASYIVAGIDKWSESECDGCGECVQLCPTGALVDKPHRDEINLNRIDKRVRTTCPYCGVGCQIMLYVQDGKIVRSDGVEDVAPNDGRLCVKGRYGYDYVQSEDRLTTPLIKKNGEFVESSWEEALDLIAKKFSEIKEKYGSEALGGYGSAKCTNEDNYIFQKFIRIVFGNNNLDYCTRLCHASTVTAMLKSLGSGAGSNSIEDFANTDCLFVTGNNMVETHPVTATFAKNGKYKGNKIIVCDPKWTTMVKYADIWLQPRLGTDVALLNGMIHIIIKENLIDKEFIKKRVDGGMKAYKKLRDVVDKYTPEETERITGVPREKFTEAARIYAKSSTAMIATGMGLSQQQVGTHMVFSLINMMLITGQIGKERAGIDPPRGQNNVQGVTDIGVSPINYPGYIPVGNEENRRKLAGLWDVPFESLPSEPGLTTVQLVNAAHEGQIKGMYIMGENPMMTDPDLNHTEESLKNLDFLVVQDIFHTETTPYADVILPASSYAEKNGTFVNSDRRVLRVRKALEMPGQAEEDWKIIVNIAERMGYNIGQYNNAKEIFEEIREATPIMAGVTYWRIVQDGLQWPCPTIDHPGTKTLFLEKFSTSHGLGILNPVEYEQQSETPSRDFPYVLNTGRILYQYHTSTMSRRNKALNDFANETFVLMNPADVKKNGFRDGDQVKLSNKRGELETMIRESESVAEGELFMPFHFRESLVNKLTRGDLDPHSRIPPYKFSVCKVEKI; this is translated from the coding sequence ATGAGTAAAAGAGTTAACCTTACTATAGAAGGCAAGCAAATACAAGCCCCTGAAGGAGCAAACCTTCTACAGGTTGCATTGGACAACGGCATCCAGATTCCTTTTCTTTGTTATCATAAAAAGCTTTCACCAACCGGTGCCTGCCGGATGTGCGTTGTAAAAATCGAAGGGCAGAAAGGGCTCACTATGTCCTGTACAGTAAAAGCCGAAGAAGGGATGTTGGTGACGGCCTTTGATGATGAACTTGAATCTGCCCGGAAACGTACCCTGGAATACTTGCTGGCCGAACATAATGATCATCATGATGGTACTTATTATGATGAGTTCTGGTTTTGGGTACAGTATTATAACCTGGACCGAAAGTACCAGAGAAGCTATCCCAATATTTATAAACACATGCATTATCCCGTGGATGATACTTCTCCTGTTTTGTCGTATGACGGGACCAAATGCATTAAATGTTTCCGGTGTATAAAGGCCTGCGATGAAGTGCAGGGAAAAAATGTACTTTCTTTCAGTCAGCGGGGAATTGCTTCTTATATCGTGGCAGGCATCGATAAATGGAGTGAGTCGGAATGTGACGGCTGCGGGGAATGCGTGCAGCTTTGTCCAACCGGTGCCCTGGTTGATAAACCCCATCGGGATGAAATCAATCTCAACCGGATTGACAAGAGGGTTCGCACTACCTGTCCCTATTGCGGCGTAGGATGTCAGATTATGCTATACGTACAGGATGGTAAAATCGTTCGCTCCGACGGCGTGGAAGACGTGGCACCTAATGATGGCAGACTTTGTGTAAAGGGACGTTATGGATACGATTATGTCCAAAGTGAAGATCGGTTAACCACACCATTGATCAAAAAAAACGGTGAATTTGTAGAATCTTCCTGGGAGGAAGCACTGGATCTGATAGCTAAAAAATTCAGTGAGATAAAGGAGAAATATGGCAGCGAAGCTCTGGGTGGGTATGGATCAGCCAAATGTACCAATGAAGACAATTACATTTTCCAGAAATTTATCCGTATTGTTTTCGGCAACAATAACCTTGATTATTGCACCCGGCTGTGTCATGCATCCACTGTAACCGCCATGTTGAAATCTTTGGGTAGCGGCGCGGGTAGCAATTCTATTGAGGATTTTGCCAATACTGATTGTCTTTTCGTGACGGGTAACAATATGGTGGAGACTCATCCGGTTACAGCTACTTTTGCGAAAAATGGAAAATACAAAGGCAACAAGATCATTGTTTGTGACCCCAAATGGACCACTATGGTCAAATATGCAGATATATGGCTGCAACCCCGCCTGGGTACCGACGTTGCCCTTCTTAATGGTATGATACATATTATTATTAAAGAAAATCTTATTGATAAGGAGTTTATCAAAAAAAGAGTTGATGGTGGTATGAAGGCCTATAAGAAACTGCGGGATGTGGTTGATAAGTATACTCCTGAAGAAACTGAAAGGATCACCGGTGTTCCCAGGGAAAAATTTACTGAAGCAGCACGTATTTATGCCAAAAGCTCAACTGCAATGATAGCTACCGGAATGGGGCTGAGCCAGCAGCAGGTGGGTACCCATATGGTCTTTTCCCTTATAAACATGATGTTGATTACCGGGCAGATTGGGAAAGAAAGGGCCGGTATCGATCCCCCGAGGGGACAGAACAATGTCCAGGGAGTAACAGATATCGGTGTTTCACCGATTAATTACCCGGGATATATACCTGTTGGCAATGAGGAAAACCGCAGAAAACTTGCCGGATTATGGGATGTGCCCTTTGAAAGCCTGCCTTCGGAGCCGGGCCTCACCACGGTTCAACTTGTGAATGCAGCTCATGAGGGACAGATAAAAGGAATGTATATTATGGGAGAAAATCCCATGATGACCGATCCGGATCTGAATCATACCGAAGAATCCCTTAAAAATCTTGATTTTCTTGTAGTACAGGATATATTTCACACGGAAACTACCCCTTATGCAGATGTTATTTTGCCCGCTTCCTCCTATGCAGAAAAAAACGGTACATTTGTCAATAGCGACCGCAGGGTGTTGAGGGTGCGTAAAGCATTGGAAATGCCCGGTCAGGCTGAGGAGGACTGGAAGATCATCGTGAACATTGCTGAACGGATGGGATACAATATAGGGCAATACAACAACGCCAAAGAAATTTTTGAGGAAATAAGAGAAGCCACGCCTATTATGGCTGGTGTGACCTATTGGCGTATTGTGCAGGACGGACTTCAATGGCCTTGCCCCACAATAGATCATCCGGGAACCAAAACCTTGTTTTTGGAAAAATTCAGTACTTCCCATGGATTAGGCATACTTAACCCTGTAGAATATGAACAACAGTCAGAAACCCCATCCAGGGATTTCCCCTACGTTTTGAATACCGGCAGAATCCTTTATCAATATCATACCTCCACCATGTCGCGGAGAAATAAAGCCCTGAATGATTTTGCCAATGAAACATTTGTGCTCATGAACCCCGCAGATGTTAAGAAAAACGGATTTCGTGATGGCGATCAGGTTAAACTGTCCAATAAAAGGGGTGAACTGGAAACTATGATCAGAGAGAGTGAAAGCGTGGCGGAAGGTGAATTGTTTATGCCTTTTCACTTCAGGGAATCCTTGGTTAATAAATTAACCCGGGGAGATCTGGATCCACACTCCAGGATACCTCCCTATAAATTTTCGGTGTGTAAAGTAGAGAAAATCTAA
- a CDS encoding methylmalonyl-CoA mutase small subunit yields the protein MVKLQDKLRFRDDFPPVSTEEWEEKIQEDLKGADYNKKLIWRPLGGFAVRPYYRAEDLKEIRHLDIRPAEFPWVRGKTDRDNSWFVRQDVDARSNLEKANKEALNVLNCGVDSIGFLLDGETKFNRQQFEELLDNICIQVIELNFRAGHASQHVLDLLREKIEEESIEKDEIKGSVDYNPLGCLNKYGNFCETAGQEFPEIQELVEKGDDIPGFSVLAVDAAWIHNAGANIVQELAFALAMGNEYLAYLTDQGVSVEVAARNIHFKFGVGPSYFLEIAKFRAARMLWAKVVEAYGPSEVNSTQMKIHAETSFWNQTVYDPYVNMIRDTTEAMSASLGGADSISVTPYDSPFEEPTDFARRIARNTQIILKEEAHFDRVVDPAGGAYYIEELTQSIAEHSWKLFQEIENEGGYIEAFRKRIIQEKIGETANKRNMNIAMRKEVLVGINLYPNSQEVLDGKYDESFMWLESHKKDHAVAEPIKPYRGAEEMEELRLKTDKMKGRRPKVFMLTIGDKKMRRARAQFSADFFAAGGFEILDHIGFQSVDEGVQAALEKKPEIVVVCSSDQEYPEVAPAIYDRLKYTSIIVVAGYPKDSIEMLRQKGLRHFIHIKSNLVESLKTFQQLLGIK from the coding sequence ATGGTGAAATTGCAGGATAAACTGAGGTTTAGAGATGATTTTCCCCCGGTTTCCACAGAAGAATGGGAAGAAAAGATACAGGAGGATCTCAAAGGAGCAGACTACAATAAAAAATTGATATGGCGGCCCCTTGGAGGTTTTGCTGTGCGTCCCTATTATAGGGCAGAGGATTTAAAGGAAATAAGGCACCTTGATATTCGTCCTGCAGAATTTCCCTGGGTCAGAGGAAAAACCGACCGGGACAACAGTTGGTTTGTGCGCCAGGATGTGGATGCCAGATCGAATCTGGAAAAGGCCAATAAGGAGGCGCTTAATGTGCTAAATTGTGGCGTCGATTCCATCGGTTTTTTACTTGATGGGGAAACCAAGTTTAACCGGCAACAGTTTGAGGAGTTGCTGGATAATATATGTATCCAGGTTATTGAATTGAATTTTCGGGCAGGCCATGCTTCGCAGCATGTGTTGGATTTGCTTCGGGAGAAAATAGAAGAAGAATCCATAGAGAAGGATGAGATAAAAGGCAGTGTTGATTATAATCCACTTGGGTGTTTGAATAAATATGGGAATTTTTGTGAGACAGCCGGGCAGGAGTTTCCTGAAATACAGGAGCTCGTTGAAAAAGGGGATGATATACCTGGTTTTTCTGTGCTTGCGGTAGATGCCGCCTGGATTCATAATGCCGGAGCTAACATTGTGCAGGAACTGGCATTTGCTTTGGCTATGGGAAACGAATATCTGGCATATCTTACCGATCAGGGGGTAAGTGTAGAGGTTGCTGCCAGGAATATACATTTTAAATTTGGTGTTGGACCTTCTTATTTCCTTGAAATAGCCAAATTCAGAGCTGCACGGATGCTTTGGGCAAAGGTTGTGGAAGCATATGGTCCCTCCGAGGTCAATTCAACCCAAATGAAGATCCATGCAGAAACTTCCTTCTGGAATCAAACCGTGTACGATCCTTATGTCAATATGATCCGGGATACCACAGAGGCGATGTCGGCTTCGCTGGGAGGTGCTGATTCCATTTCAGTAACTCCCTATGACAGTCCTTTTGAGGAACCTACAGATTTTGCCAGAAGGATAGCCCGCAATACCCAGATTATACTTAAAGAAGAGGCACATTTTGACAGAGTAGTTGATCCTGCAGGAGGTGCATACTATATTGAAGAACTGACCCAATCCATTGCAGAACACTCCTGGAAGCTTTTTCAGGAAATTGAAAATGAAGGAGGCTATATTGAAGCTTTCAGGAAACGCATCATTCAGGAAAAGATAGGGGAAACTGCCAACAAAAGGAATATGAATATTGCCATGCGAAAGGAAGTGCTGGTGGGTATCAATCTTTATCCCAATTCTCAGGAAGTACTGGATGGAAAATATGATGAATCCTTTATGTGGCTCGAATCTCATAAAAAGGATCATGCTGTAGCGGAGCCCATAAAACCTTACCGGGGAGCAGAAGAAATGGAGGAACTGCGCTTGAAAACCGATAAGATGAAGGGGCGCAGACCCAAAGTATTCATGCTGACGATTGGCGATAAAAAGATGAGAAGGGCCCGGGCTCAGTTCTCTGCGGACTTTTTTGCCGCTGGAGGGTTTGAAATTCTGGATCACATTGGTTTTCAGTCCGTAGATGAAGGGGTGCAGGCAGCTCTGGAGAAGAAACCTGAAATTGTGGTAGTTTGTTCTTCGGATCAGGAGTATCCTGAAGTAGCCCCGGCAATATATGATCGGTTAAAATATACTTCCATCATTGTGGTTGCGGGTTATCCCAAAGACAGCATTGAAATGCTCCGGCAAAAAGGACTACGGCATTTTATCCACATTAAATCCAATCTTGTTGAATCTTTAAAGACATTTCAGCAGTTACTGGGTATTAAATAA
- a CDS encoding endonuclease/exonuclease/phosphatase family protein — MGALKIIFYMLGGIIFLFLVFLLYFTITEYRPDEKIVIQNNPDASVIKKDTFQVVIWNIGYCGLGSDMSFFYDGGDQVRTSRENTIKNLQGIKGVLDTNRSSDFILLQEVDTSSKRSHYINQFNNLTNHMEEFYGYFAGNYQVQFVPVPVKSPLGKVKSGLATFTRFFPGQVTRYSFPGNYPWPRRLFMLDRCFIVSRYKLPDDAELLVVNTHNSAYDNGKLKKQEMSYLREFLLEEYSNGNYIIVGGDWNQYPPGIDSLPEISNRYATDQAPVIEDDFMTSGWKWMFDSGAPTNRALDKPFNEDSEIRIIDFYLVSPNIKPLHVETTDLKFEYSDHQPVSLSFKIE, encoded by the coding sequence ATGGGTGCACTTAAAATTATTTTCTACATGCTCGGAGGGATAATCTTTTTATTCCTGGTTTTTCTCCTGTATTTTACTATAACCGAATATAGGCCTGATGAAAAAATAGTAATCCAAAACAACCCGGATGCATCTGTTATAAAAAAAGATACCTTTCAGGTCGTAATTTGGAATATAGGATATTGCGGACTGGGGTCAGATATGAGCTTTTTTTATGATGGAGGGGATCAGGTCAGAACTTCCCGTGAAAATACAATAAAAAACCTGCAGGGGATTAAAGGAGTATTGGATACAAACCGCAGTTCTGATTTTATTCTATTACAGGAAGTAGATACTTCCTCGAAAAGAAGCCATTACATCAATCAGTTCAATAACCTTACCAACCATATGGAAGAATTTTACGGATATTTTGCCGGGAATTACCAGGTTCAGTTTGTTCCTGTACCTGTAAAATCTCCGTTGGGAAAGGTGAAAAGCGGACTGGCCACTTTTACTCGTTTTTTCCCCGGGCAGGTTACGCGGTATAGTTTTCCCGGAAATTATCCCTGGCCCAGGCGGCTGTTTATGCTTGACCGATGCTTCATTGTTTCAAGATACAAACTACCGGATGATGCCGAATTGCTTGTTGTCAACACCCACAATTCGGCTTATGACAACGGTAAGTTAAAAAAGCAGGAAATGAGTTATTTGAGGGAATTTCTTCTGGAAGAATACAGCAATGGCAATTACATCATTGTTGGGGGTGACTGGAATCAGTATCCTCCCGGAATTGATTCATTGCCGGAAATAAGCAATCGATATGCCACGGATCAGGCTCCTGTTATTGAAGATGATTTCATGACTTCCGGATGGAAATGGATGTTTGATTCCGGGGCGCCTACCAATCGCGCCCTGGATAAACCTTTTAATGAGGATTCTGAAATCAGGATCATTGATTTCTATCTGGTTTCTCCCAATATAAAGCCTTTGCATGTGGAAACCACTGATTTGAAATTCGAGTATTCAGACCATCAGCCCGTTTCATTGAGTTTTAAAATAGAATGA
- a CDS encoding extracellular solute-binding protein — protein sequence MDDGNQTGGELSGDLIIFHAGSLSVPFKEAADSFEQLHPSVNIQREVSGSVECARKISDLGRDCDIMASADYKVINKFLIPEHTEWLIKFAANEMALVYHQESKYHDKINRFNWHEILQKEEVLYGRSDLDSDPCGYRTVLSLRLSEKYYNQPGMANRILSKNQRYIRPKETDLLALLETNTLDYIFLYRSLAEQHGLNYLTLTDSINLGNPELKEWYNTVSVDIAGKRPGKKLTIHGEPMVYGVSMLKKAPNPDVARKFLHFLLSRHQGLQLLEKHGQSVLVPASTKYYENVPENFRQYVKR from the coding sequence GTGGATGACGGAAATCAGACGGGAGGTGAGCTATCCGGAGATTTGATCATTTTCCATGCCGGTAGCTTATCTGTGCCCTTTAAAGAGGCAGCGGATTCTTTTGAGCAACTCCATCCCAGCGTGAATATACAACGGGAAGTTTCCGGAAGCGTAGAATGTGCCCGTAAAATAAGTGATCTCGGCCGGGATTGTGACATCATGGCTTCCGCCGATTATAAGGTTATAAATAAATTCCTGATCCCTGAGCACACAGAGTGGCTTATTAAATTTGCCGCCAATGAAATGGCTCTCGTATATCATCAGGAATCCAAATACCATGACAAGATTAACCGGTTTAACTGGCATGAAATTTTACAAAAGGAGGAGGTACTTTATGGACGGAGCGACCTCGATTCGGATCCGTGTGGTTACAGAACCGTATTAAGCTTGCGGCTTTCAGAAAAATATTACAATCAGCCGGGTATGGCCAATCGTATTCTTTCAAAAAACCAGCGCTATATACGCCCGAAAGAGACGGATCTTCTGGCATTGCTTGAAACAAATACCCTTGATTATATTTTTTTATACCGGTCCCTTGCTGAACAGCACGGATTAAATTATTTAACCCTTACGGATTCCATCAATCTTGGAAATCCGGAATTAAAAGAATGGTACAATACTGTATCGGTGGATATAGCCGGTAAAAGACCCGGGAAAAAGCTGACCATTCATGGTGAACCGATGGTCTACGGGGTAAGCATGCTGAAGAAAGCACCCAATCCCGATGTTGCCAGGAAATTTCTTCACTTCCTTCTTTCCCGGCATCAGGGTTTGCAGCTCCTGGAAAAGCACGGCCAGTCCGTATTGGTCCCTGCTTCTACAAAATATTACGAAAATGTACCTGAAAATTTTCGCCAATATGTTAAAAGGTAA
- the scpA gene encoding methylmalonyl-CoA mutase: MRPNFNNIQPEFIKKAGERKKAEYSSVAETPEKISLKPVYTREDIENLEHLEYAAGIPPYLRGPYSTMYAMRKWTIRQYAGFSTAEESNAFYRRNLAAGQKGLSIAFDLATHRGYDSDHPRVAGDVGKAGVAVDSILDMKVLFDQIPLDQMTVSMTMNGAVLPVMAFYIVAGLEQGVSLEKLSGTIQNDILKEFMVRNTYIYPPDFSMRIIADIFEYTSVNMPRFNSISVSGYHMQEAGATADIELAYTLADGLEYLRAGLDAGLDIDSFAPRFSFFWGIGMNHFTEIAKMRAARMLWAKIVKQFDPQNPKSMALRTHSQTSGWSLTQQDPYNNVARTCLEAMGAALGHTQSLHTNALDEAVSLPTDFSARIARNTQIFLQEETNITKSLDPWGGSYYVEKLTDQIARRAWEHIREIEDLGGMAKAIETGVPKMRIEEAAAKKQARLDTGKEVRVGVNKYKPDKEEPIEVLNVDNTAVRNAQLKRLEKLKKARDEEEVQEALNRITECARTGEGNLLELSVEAAKKRATLGEISYACEKVVGRYTAVTRSVSGVYLSESKDDVTYQKARELVKQFAREEGRQPRIMIAKMGQDGHDRGAKVVSTGYADLGFDVDIGPLFQTPAEAARQAVENDVHILGISSLAGGHKTLVPQVMEELRNLDREDIMVIVGGVIPSQDYQFLYDAGVMGIFGPGTPIPDTAIKILNILLENEEGVADSS, translated from the coding sequence ATGCGACCAAATTTCAACAATATACAGCCCGAATTTATTAAGAAAGCCGGTGAACGGAAAAAGGCTGAATATAGCTCAGTTGCGGAAACCCCGGAAAAAATTTCCCTCAAACCTGTGTATACCCGTGAAGATATCGAAAATCTAGAGCATCTGGAATATGCCGCAGGCATCCCTCCTTATCTTAGGGGGCCTTATTCCACTATGTATGCCATGCGCAAGTGGACCATCCGGCAGTATGCGGGATTTTCGACCGCCGAGGAATCCAATGCCTTTTACAGGAGAAATCTGGCCGCAGGCCAAAAAGGTTTATCCATAGCATTTGATTTGGCAACCCACAGAGGCTATGATTCCGATCATCCCCGGGTTGCCGGTGATGTGGGCAAAGCCGGTGTGGCTGTTGATTCTATACTGGATATGAAGGTGCTTTTCGATCAGATCCCTCTTGATCAGATGACAGTTTCCATGACCATGAACGGAGCTGTTTTACCGGTAATGGCTTTTTATATTGTTGCAGGGCTCGAACAGGGAGTTTCCCTTGAGAAGCTCAGCGGAACCATTCAGAATGATATATTGAAGGAATTTATGGTTCGCAATACCTATATTTATCCCCCTGATTTTTCCATGCGTATTATCGCCGATATATTTGAATATACCTCGGTAAATATGCCCAGGTTCAATTCCATCTCGGTAAGTGGATATCATATGCAGGAAGCCGGTGCCACCGCAGACATTGAACTGGCATATACTTTGGCTGATGGACTTGAATACCTGAGAGCCGGTCTGGATGCTGGCTTGGATATTGATTCCTTTGCCCCGAGATTTTCTTTTTTCTGGGGTATTGGTATGAATCATTTTACGGAAATAGCCAAGATGAGAGCAGCCAGAATGCTTTGGGCTAAAATTGTAAAGCAGTTTGATCCCCAAAACCCCAAATCCATGGCTCTTAGAACCCATTCCCAAACTTCGGGCTGGAGTTTGACCCAACAAGACCCTTACAACAATGTAGCCCGAACCTGCCTTGAAGCCATGGGTGCTGCACTAGGCCATACACAGTCATTGCACACCAACGCTTTGGATGAAGCCGTTTCCCTTCCAACAGATTTTTCGGCAAGAATTGCCAGAAATACACAGATTTTTCTTCAGGAAGAAACCAACATAACAAAATCGCTTGATCCATGGGGTGGGTCTTATTATGTTGAAAAGCTCACCGATCAGATTGCCAGGCGGGCATGGGAACATATCAGGGAGATTGAAGATCTCGGGGGCATGGCCAAAGCTATAGAAACCGGTGTACCTAAAATGCGTATTGAGGAAGCCGCTGCGAAGAAACAAGCCCGGCTCGACACGGGTAAGGAAGTACGCGTAGGTGTTAATAAGTACAAACCGGATAAAGAAGAACCCATTGAGGTGCTTAATGTGGATAATACAGCGGTACGCAACGCCCAGCTTAAACGTTTGGAAAAACTTAAGAAAGCGCGTGATGAAGAAGAAGTACAAGAGGCCCTGAACAGGATCACTGAATGTGCCCGTACGGGTGAAGGCAATTTGTTGGAATTATCGGTTGAGGCAGCCAAAAAACGGGCTACACTGGGTGAAATTTCCTATGCCTGTGAAAAAGTGGTGGGACGTTATACGGCTGTAACCCGAAGCGTATCAGGTGTGTATTTATCCGAATCAAAGGATGATGTTACCTATCAGAAAGCGCGGGAGCTGGTTAAGCAATTCGCCCGTGAAGAAGGCCGTCAACCCCGGATAATGATAGCCAAAATGGGGCAGGATGGTCATGACCGCGGTGCTAAAGTGGTATCAACAGGCTATGCCGACCTGGGCTTCGACGTAGATATCGGTCCGCTATTTCAGACACCGGCCGAAGCCGCCCGGCAGGCAGTTGAGAATGATGTGCACATATTGGGTATCTCCAGCCTTGCCGGAGGTCATAAAACCCTTGTACCGCAGGTTATGGAAGAACTTCGTAACCTTGACCGGGAGGATATCATGGTGATTGTCGGTGGAGTAATTCCTTCCCAGGATTATCAATTTCTGTATGATGCCGGAGTTATGGGCATTTTTGGTCCCGGAACGCCGATTCCCGATACAGCCATAAAAATTTTAAATATTCTTTTGGAAAATGAAGAAGGCGTGGCAGATTCTTCTTAG
- a CDS encoding SLBB domain-containing protein — protein sequence MIQETRIALKNAGRINPSSIEDYMNSGGFKAFKMALSMDPRNVIKEMKNSGLRGRGGGGFPSGKKLEFTDQARCHKCGPKFIVCNADEGEPGTYKDRIIMEQDPYIMLEGMLISAYSIWAEKGYIYIRREYTESIQKLEQAIKNCYDQGYLGENIQGSGFSLDIELKIGAGSYLCGEELTLLESLEGKRGYPRIKPPFPANVGVFGQPTLINNVETFSNIPYIITEGSEAYKKMGTERSPGTKIFTISGDIENPGTYEVEMGVTLKQLIYELAGGMKNGKPFKAAILGGAAGTFVNEEAFDIPMGFDTLKEIGAILGSGAIMVMDETRSLYDMMHSILEFFEHESCGKCVPCRVGTRMLVMMLKDVKEKKNGNRAEMLEKMKEEAEYMQKTSLCPLGGSPILPIGSAVQYFKDEF from the coding sequence GTGATACAGGAAACAAGAATAGCACTAAAAAATGCCGGAAGGATTAATCCATCAAGTATTGAAGATTATATGAATTCCGGCGGATTCAAGGCTTTTAAGATGGCCTTGTCAATGGATCCAAGGAATGTAATAAAGGAAATGAAAAACTCCGGTTTAAGAGGACGGGGTGGTGGAGGTTTTCCCAGCGGCAAGAAATTAGAGTTCACTGACCAGGCCCGGTGTCATAAATGTGGTCCCAAATTCATTGTTTGCAACGCAGATGAGGGAGAGCCCGGCACCTATAAGGACAGGATTATCATGGAACAGGATCCTTATATCATGCTTGAAGGAATGCTGATTTCCGCTTACTCCATCTGGGCTGAAAAAGGATATATTTATATCAGGAGAGAGTATACGGAATCCATCCAAAAGTTGGAACAGGCTATTAAAAACTGTTATGACCAGGGATATCTTGGCGAAAATATTCAGGGTAGCGGCTTTTCATTGGACATTGAACTTAAAATCGGAGCCGGTTCTTATTTGTGTGGTGAAGAACTCACCCTTCTGGAATCTCTTGAAGGAAAAAGGGGATATCCGCGCATTAAACCTCCCTTCCCGGCTAATGTCGGAGTTTTTGGTCAACCCACGCTCATCAATAATGTGGAAACTTTTTCCAATATACCTTATATTATAACAGAGGGATCAGAAGCTTATAAGAAAATGGGAACTGAGAGGTCTCCGGGAACCAAGATTTTTACCATAAGCGGAGATATTGAAAATCCCGGCACTTATGAAGTCGAAATGGGAGTTACCTTGAAACAACTCATATATGAATTGGCAGGAGGAATGAAGAATGGAAAGCCATTTAAAGCGGCTATATTAGGAGGAGCGGCAGGCACTTTTGTAAATGAAGAAGCGTTTGATATTCCCATGGGATTTGATACCCTGAAGGAAATAGGAGCTATTCTTGGTTCCGGAGCCATTATGGTGATGGATGAAACGCGATCCCTCTATGATATGATGCATTCCATCCTGGAGTTTTTTGAGCACGAATCCTGCGGCAAATGTGTGCCTTGCAGAGTAGGTACAAGAATGTTGGTGATGATGCTGAAAGATGTCAAAGAGAAGAAGAATGGCAACCGGGCTGAGATGCTTGAAAAAATGAAAGAGGAAGCTGAATATATGCAGAAGACTTCCCTTTGTCCCCTTGGAGGCTCGCCCATATTACCCATCGGAAGTGCAGTACAATATTTTAAGGATGAATTTTAA